A single genomic interval of Cucumis sativus cultivar 9930 chromosome 7, Cucumber_9930_V3, whole genome shotgun sequence harbors:
- the VHA-A gene encoding V-type proton ATPase catalytic subunit A, with protein MPSVYGDRLTTFEDSEKESEYGYVRKVSGPVVVADGMGGAAMYELVRVGHDNLIGEIIRLEGDSATIQVYEETAGLMVNDPVLRTRKPLSVELGPGILGNIFDGIQRPLKTIAKRSGDVYIPRGVAVPALDKDTLWDFQPTKIGEGDLLTGGDLYATVFENSLMEHRIALPPEAMGKVTYIAAPGQYSLKDTVLELEFQGVRKQFTMLQTWPVRTPRPVASKLAADTPLLTGQRVLDALFPSVLGGTCAIPGAFGCGKTVISQALSKYSNSDTVVYVGCGERGNEMAEVLMDFPQLTMTLPDGREESVMKRTTLVANTSNMPVAAREASIYTGITLAEYFRDMGYNVSMMADSTSRWAEALREISGRLAEMPADSGYPAYLAARLASFYERAGKVKCLGGPERTGSVTIVGAVSPPGGDFSDPVTSATLSIVQVFWGLDKKLAQRKHFPSVNWLISYSKYSSALESFYEKFDPDFISIRTKAREVLQREDDLNEIVQLVGKDALAEGDKITLETAKLLREDYLAQNAFTPYDKFCPFYKSVWMMRNIIHFFNLANQAVERGAGMDGQKITYTLIKHRLGDLFYRLVSQKFEDPAEGEPALIEKFKKLHEDLTNGFRALEDETR; from the exons ATGCCGTCTGTCTATGGAGACCGTTTGACCACTTTTGAAGACTCTGAGAAGGAAAGCGAGTATGGATATGTCCGGAAG GTATCTGGACCAGTCGTCGTGGCAGATGGCATGGGAGGTGCAGCCATGTATGAATTGGTTCGTGTTGGTCATGATAATCTGATTGGTGAAATCATTAGGTTAGAAGGAGATTCTGCCACTATTCAGG tttatGAGGAAACTGCTGGTTTGATGGTGAATGACCCTGTTTTACGTACTCGTAAA CCTCTGTCAGTGGAGTTAGGACCTGGAATACTGGGAAATATATTTGATGGCATTCAG AGGCCATTAAAAACAATTGCAAAGAGATCGGGAGATGTCTACATTCCTCGTGGTGTTGCTGTGCCGGCACTGGACAAAGACACACTCTGGGATTTTCAACCCACAAAGATAG GTGAGGGCGACTTATTGACAGGTGGAGACTTGTATGCT aCTGTCTTCGAGAATAGTCTAATGGAGCACCGCATTGCACTTCCTCCTGAAGCTATGGGAAAAGTTACCTATATTGCAGCACCCGGTCAATATTCATTGAAG GATACTGTTCTAGAGCTCGAGTTTCAAGGAGTTAGAAAGCAATTTACCATGCTTCAG ACTTGGCCCGTGCGTACTCCTAGACCAGTTGCATCGAAGCTTGCAGCTGATACCCCTCTTTTGACTGGACAG CGTGTTCTTGATGCACTCTTCCCTTCTGTTCTTGGTGGAACATGTGCCATTCCTGGAGCGTTTGGTTGTGGAAAAACAGTCATTAGTCAAGCTCTCTCTAAA TACTCCAATTCTGATACTGTGGTATATGTTGGTTGTGGAGAGAGAGGAAATGAAATGGCTGAAGTTCTTATGGATTTTCCTCAATTGACAATGACATTGCCTGATGGTCGTGAAGAATCTGTCATGAAGCGTACCACTCTTGTAGCTAACACTTCTAATATGCCTGTGGCTGCTCGTGAAGCTTCGATTTATACGG GAATTACTTTGGCCGAGTACTTCAGAGATATGGGATACAATGTAAGTATGATGGCAGATTCAACATCTCGATGGGCAGAAGCACTACGTGAAATATCTGGACGATTG GCAGAAATGCCAGCAGATAGTGGATATCCTGCTTACCTAGCAGCACGTTTAGCCTCCTTCTATGAGCGTGCTGGTAAAGTGAAATGTCTCGGTGGGCCAGAACGAACTGGCAGTGTTACTATTGTCGGTGCAGTTTCTCCACCTGGAGGAGATTTCTCTGATCCGGTTACATCTGCTACTCTCAGTATTGTCCAG GTCTTCTGGGGTCTAGATAAGAAGCTTGCCCAGAGGAAGCACTTCCCTTCTGTGAACTGGCTAATTTCATACTCAAAATACTCCTCT GCTTTGGAGTCTTTCTACGAGAAGTTTGATCCAGATTTTATTAGCATCAGGACGAAGGCTCGTGAAGTCCTTCAGAGGGAAGATGACCTCAATGAAATTGTCCAA CTTGTAGGGAAAGACGCCTTAGCCGAAGGAGATAAGATCACCTTAGAGACTGCAAAGCTTTTGAGGGAGGACTATCTTGCTCAGAATGCATTTACTCC GTACGATAAATTCTGCCCATTCTACAAGTCGGTCTGGATGATGCGTAATAtcattcatttcttcaatttggCTAATCAG GCAGTAGAGAGGGGAGCGGGTATGGATGGCCAAAAGATAACATACACTTTGATTAAGCATCGGTTGGGAGATCTTTTCTATCGCCTCGT GTCTCAGAAGTTCGAGGATCCAGCTGAAGGAGAACCAGCTCTCATCGAAAAATTCAAGAAGCTACATGAAGATCTGACCAACGGTTTCCGTGCTCTCGAGGACGAAACTCGATAG